A single Loxodonta africana isolate mLoxAfr1 chromosome 24, mLoxAfr1.hap2, whole genome shotgun sequence DNA region contains:
- the SYS1 gene encoding protein SYS1 homolog isoform X8 translates to MAGQFRSYVWDPLLILSQIVLMQTVYYGSLGLWLALVDGLVRSSPSLDQMFDAEILGFSTPPGRLSMMSFILNALTWS, encoded by the exons ATGGCAGGCCAGTTCCGCAGCTACGTGTGGGACCCGTTGCTGATCCTGTCGCAGATCGTCCTCATGCAGACCGTCTATTATGGCTCGTTGGGCCTGTGGCTGGCGCTGGTAGACGGGTTGGTGCGCAGCAGCCCTTCGCTGGACCAGATGTTCGACGCCGAG ATCCTGGGCTTCTCCACCCCTCCAGGCCGGCTCTCCATGATGTCTTTCATCCTCAACGCCCTCACCTG